One Porphyromonas pogonae genomic region harbors:
- the rpsD gene encoding 30S ribosomal protein S4, translated as MARYTGPKSKIARKFGDPIFGADKVLSKKNYPPGQHGNSRRRKTSEYGTQLREKQKAKYTYGVLEKQFRNLFDKAQRASGVTGEILLQLLESRLDNVVYRLGIAPTRAAARQLVSHRHITVDGKVVNIPSYTLKPGQIIGVRERSKSLEVISDALAGFNHSKYPWMEWEQATLSGRFLHIPERADIPENIKEQLIVELYSK; from the coding sequence ATGGCAAGATATACTGGACCTAAATCAAAAATTGCCCGTAAGTTCGGCGATCCTATCTTTGGTGCCGACAAAGTATTGTCCAAAAAGAATTACCCTCCCGGACAGCATGGCAATTCTCGCCGTCGTAAGACGAGCGAATATGGTACTCAGCTTCGCGAAAAACAAAAAGCTAAGTACACCTACGGAGTGCTCGAAAAGCAGTTCCGTAACCTTTTTGACAAAGCTCAACGTGCAAGTGGTGTAACGGGTGAGATCCTGTTGCAACTTCTTGAGTCACGTCTTGACAACGTTGTCTATCGTTTGGGTATCGCTCCCACACGTGCCGCTGCTCGTCAGTTGGTATCGCACCGTCACATCACTGTAGACGGAAAAGTGGTAAACATCCCTTCTTACACTCTAAAGCCCGGTCAGATCATTGGCGTACGTGAGCGCTCAAAGAGCCTCGAGGTTATCTCTGATGCATTAGCCGGATTCAATCACAGCAAATATCCTTGGATGGAGTGGGAACAAGCTACTCTCAGCGGAAGATTTCTTCATATACCTGAGCGTGCAGACATCCCTGAGAACATCAAGGAACAGCTGATTGTGGAATTGTATTCTAAATAA
- a CDS encoding ion transporter — MSYGKLRRDIFEVIDHSNGKNKIGLLYDTVMILFILMSLVPLLFREPKPVFGVIERVTTTVFIIDYLLRWMTCDLKLNMPGLKAFVVYPFTGLAIIDLLSILPGLNILSSSFKMLRIIRMLKIMRIFRLFRYSTQIQLLFLVLDKERKVLMAVLFMAIFYILITALVIFNLGTEEDIKLFPSFFDAVYWATMTLTTVGYGDVYPVSTIARIISMISSLFGIAIIALPSGIITATYMESIREHRKQKGDDVLPIDKIDDKNDL; from the coding sequence ATGTCATACGGAAAACTACGCCGAGATATATTTGAAGTTATAGATCACAGTAATGGTAAGAACAAAATAGGGCTGCTCTATGATACTGTCATGATCTTATTTATACTAATGAGTCTGGTGCCTCTGCTTTTCAGAGAACCTAAGCCCGTATTTGGAGTTATCGAGCGTGTCACAACCACCGTCTTCATTATAGACTACTTACTGAGGTGGATGACTTGTGATTTGAAGCTGAATATGCCGGGGCTGAAAGCGTTTGTGGTGTACCCGTTTACAGGGCTTGCCATCATAGACTTACTATCGATACTGCCGGGGCTGAATATACTGAGCTCTTCTTTCAAGATGCTGAGGATAATAAGGATGTTGAAGATCATGAGGATATTCAGGTTGTTTCGATACTCAACACAAATACAACTGCTGTTTTTGGTATTGGACAAAGAGCGCAAAGTGCTCATGGCTGTGCTATTCATGGCTATTTTTTATATCCTTATCACTGCTCTGGTTATATTCAACTTGGGTACGGAGGAAGATATCAAACTATTCCCGTCGTTCTTCGACGCTGTATATTGGGCTACTATGACGCTTACTACTGTAGGTTATGGCGATGTTTATCCTGTAAGTACCATTGCCCGTATTATCAGTATGATCTCCTCACTCTTCGGCATAGCCATCATAGCTCTGCCGTCGGGTATCATCACTGCCACCTATATGGAGTCGATCAGGGAACACAGAAAACAAAAGGGTGATGATGTATTGCCTATAGACAAGATCGACGACAAGAATGACCTGTAA
- a CDS encoding DUF4810 domain-containing protein, protein MKNIYWAATLLALCLGLWGCGTGRELYSWYNYENASYAFSKKHTEKDEAELIKAYEKIIDNQSGMRQTVPPGVYAEYGYLLAKSGKVTEGVDLMQKEIDTYPESRVFIDRIIKQFKR, encoded by the coding sequence ATGAAGAATATTTATTGGGCTGCGACCTTATTGGCACTATGCTTGGGGTTGTGGGGCTGTGGTACAGGCAGAGAGCTTTACAGCTGGTACAACTATGAAAACGCATCATATGCCTTCTCGAAGAAGCACACTGAAAAGGATGAAGCGGAACTGATAAAAGCTTATGAAAAAATTATAGATAATCAAAGCGGCATGCGCCAGACTGTACCTCCGGGAGTTTATGCCGAGTACGGTTACCTATTGGCCAAAAGCGGCAAGGTAACCGAAGGGGTAGACTTGATGCAGAAAGAGATTGACACCTATCCGGAGAGCCGGGTGTTTATAGACAGAATCATTAAACAGTTTAAGCGATGA
- a CDS encoding GNA1162 family protein: protein MMHLNFMSKAVKGSICILVIAVLASCGVGQSYTREALYPKMYSEKPVSILIMPPINQTNHVDAKEFFYSSMAQPLAERGYYVFSPYLSLDLMQQESANDAEQFIEGSMKPFRNVFNADAVLFTVIKKWSKAALANEINVEIEYILKSATTNETLFQRNADVKVDCSVIQNGGIIGILANTLMTAATDKIVAARKANHFILSDMPAGKYSPDYGIDGKMPASNSNINNYTVK, encoded by the coding sequence ATGATGCATTTGAATTTTATGAGCAAAGCGGTAAAAGGATCAATCTGTATCCTTGTCATCGCAGTACTGGCAAGCTGTGGCGTAGGTCAATCATATACCCGAGAAGCTTTATATCCTAAGATGTATAGCGAGAAGCCTGTATCTATACTGATCATGCCTCCGATAAACCAAACAAATCATGTGGATGCGAAGGAGTTTTTCTACTCTTCTATGGCACAACCGTTGGCAGAACGCGGATACTATGTATTCTCACCATATCTCTCGCTCGACCTCATGCAACAGGAAAGCGCTAACGATGCAGAGCAGTTTATAGAAGGCTCAATGAAGCCCTTCAGAAATGTATTCAATGCCGATGCGGTGCTCTTTACTGTAATCAAGAAGTGGAGCAAAGCAGCTCTAGCAAATGAAATCAATGTGGAGATAGAGTATATCCTGAAGTCTGCGACTACGAACGAAACGCTATTTCAAAGAAATGCCGATGTGAAAGTGGACTGTTCCGTAATACAGAACGGAGGGATCATAGGAATACTGGCAAACACACTTATGACTGCTGCAACCGACAAAATAGTGGCTGCGAGAAAAGCCAATCATTTTATCCTTAGTGATATGCCGGCGGGGAAATATTCACCTGATTACGGGATCGACGGCAAGATGCCTGCAAGCAACAGCAACATCAATAACTATACGGTGAAATAA
- a CDS encoding GyrI-like domain-containing protein has translation MEEIIKLPSFKLIGISVKTSNDGGKAGEDIAMLWKRFYEKGIMSLVPNKISSEIYCLYTRYQSDHRGEYTCLLGCKVSSFDDVPSGCSSCEVPATSYLHYQTIGASPQNIVDTWERICASDINRAYIADFDIYGSELSDPLSTVVDTYVSVR, from the coding sequence ATGGAAGAGATAATAAAGTTGCCTTCATTCAAATTGATCGGAATATCTGTAAAGACTTCCAATGACGGGGGTAAAGCGGGAGAGGACATCGCTATGCTCTGGAAGCGTTTCTATGAAAAAGGAATCATGTCGCTTGTACCCAATAAAATCTCTTCTGAGATCTATTGCCTTTACACCCGCTATCAGTCAGATCACCGAGGTGAGTATACATGTCTGCTTGGGTGCAAGGTAAGCTCTTTCGATGACGTGCCTTCAGGATGCTCATCCTGCGAAGTTCCTGCTACATCTTATCTGCATTACCAGACTATAGGCGCCTCACCGCAAAACATAGTCGATACATGGGAGCGCATCTGTGCTTCCGATATAAACCGTGCTTATATTGCAGACTTTGATATCTACGGCTCGGAGTTGTCCGATCCTCTCAGTACCGTTGTGGATACATACGTATCAGTCAGGTAA
- a CDS encoding CsgG/HfaB family protein has translation MKTYLKIPMLILSVWGVTLYPAISQTPERKVAQQEVNSHAHHATNKSLKWKVAIGRFSNETQYGKGIFYDRQNDPMAKQALDILSTKLSSTNKFILLERSDLDKIESELKNGGSAQKIGADYLILGSITEFGRKTTGKDGFFSTEKSQTVEAGVSIRIVDVSTGLIIYSEEGKGYAQTTAKSTLGMGGKAGYDATLSDKAISGAIDQLVENIINKCTDKPWKTYFLSADEDGMVIAGGASQGLKVNDVFDVYSRGKKVKNPQTGVEFELPGKKVGSVKITMVGGDTPETEFSMVTLLDGSMDKDKLANYYIQQPH, from the coding sequence ATGAAAACGTACTTAAAGATACCCATGCTTATTCTCTCTGTATGGGGAGTAACATTGTACCCGGCAATATCACAGACGCCGGAAAGAAAAGTGGCGCAACAGGAAGTCAATAGCCATGCGCATCATGCTACAAACAAATCCCTGAAATGGAAAGTAGCTATAGGACGATTCTCGAATGAAACGCAATATGGCAAAGGGATCTTTTATGATCGACAAAATGATCCTATGGCCAAACAAGCACTGGACATCTTATCGACCAAACTCAGCAGTACTAATAAATTTATCCTGCTCGAGAGAAGTGATCTGGATAAAATAGAGAGCGAACTCAAAAACGGCGGATCCGCACAAAAGATAGGAGCAGACTATCTGATACTGGGTTCGATTACCGAATTCGGACGTAAGACGACCGGTAAAGACGGATTCTTCTCAACGGAGAAAAGCCAAACGGTAGAAGCCGGTGTAAGCATCCGTATCGTGGATGTATCTACCGGGCTTATCATCTACTCCGAAGAAGGCAAAGGCTATGCACAGACTACGGCTAAGAGCACACTGGGCATGGGAGGAAAAGCTGGTTACGACGCTACGCTGAGCGACAAAGCAATCTCCGGAGCAATAGATCAGTTGGTGGAAAACATTATCAACAAATGCACCGACAAACCATGGAAAACTTATTTCCTCAGTGCAGATGAAGATGGTATGGTGATTGCAGGCGGTGCTTCACAAGGGCTCAAAGTGAATGATGTATTCGATGTCTACAGTAGAGGTAAGAAAGTAAAAAACCCGCAAACCGGTGTGGAATTTGAGCTCCCGGGCAAAAAGGTAGGCTCCGTGAAAATAACTATGGTAGGAGGTGATACTCCCGAAACCGAGTTCTCAATGGTGACACTTCTTGATGGCTCTATGGACAAAGACAAATTGGCTAACTACTATATCCAACAACCCCATTAA
- a CDS encoding DNA-directed RNA polymerase subunit alpha: MAILAFQRPDNVIMMDATDSYARFEFRPLEPGYGITIGNALRRILLSSLEGYAITSIRIDGVDHEFATIPGVLEDVTNIILNLKQVRFKRVVDGTLEETVSVSISHKDVFTAGDLDDQLSGFKVLNPELVICHLDSSASINIELKINKGRGYVPADENRKVDEELQTIAIDSIFTPVRNVKYQVENFRVEQKTDYEKLVIEVTTDGSIHPQDALRESANILIQHFRLFTEDNIAIEDADLEPADEFDEEALHMRQLLKTALSDLDLSVRALNCLRSAEVSTLGELVRYNKSDLLKFRNFGKKSLTELDELLETLNLSFGMDISKYKLDKE; encoded by the coding sequence ATGGCAATATTAGCATTTCAGAGACCCGATAATGTAATTATGATGGATGCAACCGATTCTTATGCAAGATTCGAGTTCCGTCCTTTAGAGCCGGGTTACGGTATTACGATAGGTAATGCCCTTCGTCGTATACTTCTATCCTCACTCGAAGGTTATGCCATCACCTCTATCAGAATTGATGGTGTTGATCATGAATTTGCTACTATTCCGGGTGTATTGGAAGATGTTACTAACATAATACTCAACCTTAAGCAGGTTCGTTTCAAAAGAGTAGTCGACGGTACATTGGAAGAAACGGTTTCTGTGAGCATTTCTCACAAAGACGTTTTCACAGCCGGCGACCTTGACGATCAGCTTAGCGGTTTCAAGGTACTTAATCCCGAACTGGTGATTTGTCATCTCGACAGCTCTGCCTCTATCAATATTGAACTTAAGATCAATAAAGGAAGAGGTTATGTGCCTGCTGATGAAAATCGTAAAGTTGATGAGGAATTGCAGACTATTGCTATAGACTCTATCTTTACTCCAGTACGTAACGTTAAGTATCAGGTTGAAAACTTCCGTGTAGAGCAGAAGACCGACTATGAGAAGTTGGTTATAGAAGTTACTACCGATGGCAGTATTCATCCGCAAGATGCTTTGCGCGAATCCGCAAACATTTTGATTCAACACTTCAGACTATTTACCGAAGACAACATCGCTATTGAGGATGCAGACCTTGAGCCTGCTGACGAATTCGATGAAGAAGCATTGCACATGCGTCAGCTTTTGAAGACTGCACTTAGTGATCTTGATCTCTCTGTGCGTGCCCTCAACTGTCTACGCTCTGCCGAAGTATCTACTCTCGGTGAGCTTGTACGCTACAACAAGAGCGATCTGCTCAAGTTCCGCAATTTCGGTAAGAAGTCATTGACAGAGTTGGATGAGTTGTTAGAAACACTCAATTTGTCATTTGGGATGGATATCAGCAAGTATAAATTAGATAAAGAGTAA
- a CDS encoding uroporphyrinogen-III synthase: MKLHPRTSLLVFLFVLFMPMLKSQSTSDEVVFTAPLSYSSRFVGATRSLGISAQSIPVISTDIDSASSETKALVSAPDRYDYVIFCSRKAVDAYVYYQTSAHAHGTTSTQYLAIGKDVDYLRERTGLDVAFLSHEASPMGLVAALKSRHITNKKVAVLAPGMRGIEEPFVVPQFIAALQEIGLEVTRIDAYYTRPVTSNVNTLIRLLEEGKVSLLAFTSGGEIEALMTGIVHSGKDRAKLLQSVPVACFGPYTRRCAFKYRLDVKVVATDFSRAEGLAEAISHYIRSK, from the coding sequence ATGAAATTGCACCCTCGTACATCCCTCCTCGTTTTCTTGTTTGTGCTTTTTATGCCTATGCTAAAGTCACAGAGCACCTCTGATGAGGTTGTCTTTACAGCTCCACTCTCGTATTCGTCACGTTTTGTGGGGGCCACACGAAGTCTTGGTATATCGGCCCAAAGCATTCCGGTTATTTCCACTGACATTGATAGCGCTTCATCCGAAACAAAAGCTTTAGTGTCCGCTCCCGATAGGTATGACTACGTGATATTCTGTAGCCGTAAGGCGGTGGATGCGTATGTTTACTATCAGACATCTGCTCATGCACATGGTACTACCTCCACTCAATATCTTGCTATCGGTAAAGATGTGGACTATCTCAGAGAACGCACAGGGCTGGATGTCGCTTTTCTTTCTCACGAAGCCAGCCCTATGGGCTTGGTGGCAGCTTTGAAGTCACGGCATATTACGAATAAAAAGGTGGCTGTACTAGCCCCCGGTATGAGAGGGATTGAAGAGCCGTTCGTTGTGCCCCAATTCATCGCAGCCCTACAGGAGATCGGATTAGAAGTTACACGTATCGATGCTTACTATACCCGCCCCGTTACCTCTAATGTCAATACCCTTATCCGCCTATTGGAAGAGGGTAAGGTATCACTATTAGCCTTTACGAGTGGGGGCGAGATCGAGGCGTTGATGACAGGGATAGTTCACTCCGGCAAGGACAGAGCCAAGTTATTGCAGTCTGTTCCCGTTGCTTGTTTCGGTCCGTATACCCGCCGTTGTGCGTTTAAGTACCGTTTGGACGTCAAAGTGGTAGCCACGGATTTTAGCCGAGCCGAAGGTTTAGCCGAGGCCATCAGTCATTATATCCGTAGCAAGTGA
- the rplQ gene encoding 50S ribosomal protein L17, whose product MRHNKKFNHLGRKKAHRDAMLSNMASSLILHKRIFTTVAKAKALRIYVEPMITKSKEDTTHSRREVFSKLQNKYAVKELFSEVASKVADRPGGYTRVIKTGFRLGDNAAMCFIELVDFNENMLKEGKTAKAASKTRRSRRSKSASEAPKAEVATETAAPKAEVEVEEKSAE is encoded by the coding sequence ATGAGACATAATAAAAAATTCAATCACCTTGGCCGTAAGAAAGCTCACCGTGATGCTATGCTCTCCAATATGGCATCTTCGCTGATCCTTCACAAGCGTATTTTTACTACGGTTGCTAAGGCTAAAGCTCTGCGTATATATGTGGAGCCTATGATCACTAAATCAAAAGAAGATACTACACACTCACGTCGTGAAGTATTCTCTAAACTTCAGAATAAGTATGCCGTTAAGGAGCTTTTCTCTGAAGTAGCTTCAAAGGTAGCTGACCGCCCGGGTGGTTACACTCGTGTTATCAAGACAGGTTTCCGTTTGGGTGACAATGCTGCAATGTGCTTCATTGAGCTTGTTGACTTCAACGAGAACATGCTCAAAGAAGGCAAGACTGCCAAAGCTGCAAGTAAGACTCGCCGTTCACGTCGTAGCAAATCAGCTTCGGAAGCTCCTAAGGCTGAAGTGGCAACTGAGACGGCAGCTCCAAAAGCTGAAGTAGAAGTAGAAGAAAAGTCAGCAGAGTAA
- a CDS encoding tetratricopeptide repeat protein, whose product MISKKTSIALISATFLLSLSGCSSKLRPLSGNMVSAEPQPLEVVGNKVPVKVHVTFPAKYFSKDARLKIVPQMRYASGEKWGPSFTFQGEKVMGNEIVVPYEQGANRNLDFAIDYDPAMLRSELFLTFEAYNGSSKVVLPSLKVADGVIATADLASVKDAAPAIAPDRFQRIIKQAFDANIMFLIQQAQVRAKEVNKEDVEEWRYIVQNAKETPNQRVSVEVQAYASPDGGKDLNEKLSEARERNTTKVIKNQFKKQDLADVEINAHYTAQDWEGFKKLVESSNLQDKDLVLRVLEMYPDPEQREKEIKNISAVFSQLADIILPQLRRSRLVANVEIIGKSDDEIKEWAEKYPGRLSLDELLYAATLQQTNKEKERLYKIARQLYPLEYRSYNNLGVLSYLEGNMVQAEYWFTEANKRKMNPETNLNLGLIALQKGDVKRANELISTSSNVPEVGQAMGIIYLNEGQYDKAEVALGDFKNNNAAVAQIMNKDYAKAAATLNAIAQPNAKTSYLKAVVAARTNDAAGVYANLKDAATKDASLVKRMANDLEFAAYKNTPEFGSLLR is encoded by the coding sequence ATGATTTCAAAAAAAACCTCAATAGCGTTGATTTCCGCAACGTTTTTATTGAGTTTGAGCGGATGCTCCAGCAAACTTCGTCCGCTTTCCGGCAACATGGTATCGGCAGAGCCTCAGCCTCTTGAAGTAGTAGGTAATAAGGTGCCGGTAAAAGTGCATGTTACTTTTCCTGCTAAATATTTTAGCAAAGACGCACGTCTCAAAATTGTACCCCAGATGCGTTATGCAAGCGGAGAGAAGTGGGGCCCCAGTTTCACATTCCAGGGTGAAAAAGTCATGGGCAATGAGATTGTAGTTCCTTATGAACAGGGAGCCAATAGAAATCTCGATTTTGCCATCGATTATGACCCCGCTATGCTTCGAAGCGAACTCTTCCTTACTTTCGAAGCTTATAATGGATCATCCAAAGTAGTGTTACCCTCTCTCAAGGTAGCCGATGGTGTCATAGCTACAGCAGACTTGGCTTCTGTCAAAGATGCCGCTCCCGCCATTGCCCCTGATCGTTTCCAGCGTATCATCAAGCAAGCATTCGATGCCAATATCATGTTCCTTATCCAGCAAGCACAGGTACGTGCCAAGGAAGTAAACAAGGAAGACGTAGAGGAATGGCGCTACATCGTACAAAACGCCAAAGAAACACCCAACCAACGTGTTTCCGTAGAGGTGCAAGCTTATGCATCACCTGATGGCGGTAAGGATCTCAACGAGAAGCTCAGTGAAGCTCGTGAGCGCAATACTACCAAGGTGATCAAGAATCAGTTCAAGAAACAAGACCTCGCAGATGTCGAGATCAACGCTCACTACACAGCCCAGGACTGGGAAGGTTTTAAGAAACTTGTCGAGAGCAGTAATCTGCAAGACAAAGATCTGGTACTTCGTGTGCTGGAGATGTATCCTGACCCTGAGCAACGTGAAAAAGAGATTAAGAATATCTCTGCTGTATTCAGCCAGCTTGCCGATATCATCCTGCCCCAACTGCGTCGGTCTCGTCTTGTAGCCAATGTGGAAATCATAGGTAAGAGTGATGACGAGATCAAGGAGTGGGCTGAAAAGTACCCGGGACGTTTGAGCCTTGACGAACTCCTCTATGCTGCTACCCTACAGCAGACCAACAAAGAAAAAGAGCGTCTCTACAAGATTGCCCGTCAGCTTTATCCGCTTGAATATCGCTCATACAATAACTTAGGAGTACTCTCTTACCTGGAAGGCAACATGGTACAAGCCGAATACTGGTTTACCGAAGCCAACAAGCGAAAGATGAATCCTGAGACAAACCTCAACCTCGGACTTATAGCCTTGCAGAAGGGTGATGTCAAAAGAGCCAATGAGCTTATAAGCACCTCTTCCAATGTACCAGAGGTAGGCCAGGCCATGGGTATCATCTACCTCAACGAAGGGCAGTATGACAAAGCAGAGGTAGCCTTAGGTGATTTCAAAAACAACAACGCTGCCGTGGCACAGATCATGAATAAAGACTATGCCAAAGCTGCTGCCACCCTCAACGCTATAGCACAGCCCAATGCCAAGACAAGCTATCTCAAAGCCGTTGTAGCTGCTCGTACCAACGATGCAGCAGGTGTGTACGCCAATCTGAAGGATGCTGCTACCAAGGATGCTTCTTTGGTAAAGCGTATGGCCAACGATTTGGAGTTTGCCGCGTATAAAAACACTCCCGAGTTTGGTAGCTTACTTCGCTAA